The DNA sequence GATTGAAAATTGCTGATTTACCAATGAGTTCAGCAGAATTTCTCCAGTTAAACAACACATCTCCAGAGTGTAAAGTCACTCGATCATTCATTTTAGCATAATTAATTGACCTTACAATGGAATAATCCAAATTCCCTTCTCTGTCGATCTCAGCAGTACTAATTATGGGAATTCCTTTGGGATTTTGATTACTAGGAATTGATATGGAAATACCATATTCAATATCAGGTACTACTTCCTTTATTGAAACTAATTTCCATGAATTATTAGGTAAAACAATGTCATCGGCACGATTAACTTTTTTACCATTCATAAATGCATTTAAGTATTCAATTTGCTTGATCCTTTCTATTTTTGATAATACAGTACGTTCTTTCTCAATCACATCATCTATAGCCCAAAGTAATTTGGCCAGTTGGGCTTGTTGGTCTTTGGGAGGGAGGAGGAATTCGTAGTTGGCTAAATCTTTAAATTTAACTCTTGGCGAAAGACCACCTGCTGAATGTTTAACCGCATAATCAAAGAATTTCTCATTGTTTACAATAAACGGAAGTAACTCAGACATCAATTTTTCATTTGCTCTAAATACGGTTATGTCTCCAGAACAAATTCCGCTAAATGATGCTTGAGCGGCTTTCTTTAAATAGGCTCTTCTTCTACCAAACAAGACATCACCAATTGCAAACCTTTTAGTAAAAGTGGTTGACTCCTCCAGGGTCGCGGAATTCTTTAGGTGAATGTTTTCTGGCTCAATATGCTCCAAACCAACCACATGCTCTATTCCATCAGCATGAGGGTTTTTTGATGACTCTTTAGGTTCAAAAACAACATCTCCGAATTTTACAGGAGTCCAATTGGTTTTATCAATTGATAATTTTTCATCTATCATTGTTTCCATCAGTTTCCTAGTATTTCAAAAAGTTCATTCATTGATTCCTTTAACTTGGAACCTGATTCAATCCAGTTTTCATACGAATCTTCAAATGGTAGAATCTCACTTCCTCCTTCCTTTTTAGGTTGCACATATAAACTAATCGCCATGTTCCCTTTGTTATTCAACACCTCATCATTACTCATTAGTGCCGCAAAGTTTTCTTGACTTTCGAACTTCTGATATGCTTTAAATATTTTGTCAATATGCTTTGATTCAAGAAAGCCCATAGTCTTTTCTTGCTTCACTTCATTTACCGCATTGATAAAAAGAATCTTTCCTTTTTTATCCGGAGACTTATTGGTTTTGGTAATCAATAAACAAGCTTCCATTGGTGAGTTGTAGAAAAGATTTGGTCCTAAGCCAATCACACACTCCACCAAATCCTCTTCAATCATCTTTCTTCGCATTTCTGCTTCAGAATCTCTAAAGAGTACACCATGCGGCCAAAGTGAAATAGAACGTCCGTTGTCGGTATCTAAACTCTTTTGAATATGCTGCTGAAAAGCATAATCGGCACAACCTTGTGGTGGTACTCCCCATAGATTACGTCCGTAAGGGTCATTGGTAAAAGCTTTTTGGTCCCAAGCTTTAATAGAATAAGGAGGATTGGCCAAAATCACATTAAACTTCTTTAGCTCATCATGATGCAAAAAAGCAGGATTGGCTAAGGTATCGCCACGTACAATACTAAACTCCTCAA is a window from the Pontibacter sp. G13 genome containing:
- a CDS encoding restriction endonuclease subunit S, yielding METMIDEKLSIDKTNWTPVKFGDVVFEPKESSKNPHADGIEHVVGLEHIEPENIHLKNSATLEESTTFTKRFAIGDVLFGRRRAYLKKAAQASFSGICSGDITVFRANEKLMSELLPFIVNNEKFFDYAVKHSAGGLSPRVKFKDLANYEFLLPPKDQQAQLAKLLWAIDDVIEKERTVLSKIERIKQIEYLNAFMNGKKVNRADDIVLPNNSWKLVSIKEVVPDIEYGISISIPSNQNPKGIPIISTAEIDREGNLDYSIVRSINYAKMNDRVTLHSGDVLFNWRNSAELIGKSAIFNQPENDQRDYTFASFILRMRCDEESMHNKYLMHLFNFYRISEIFLGLARRAVNQANFNKNEVYDLKIPVPPYNIQLEIMERIDQVEASKKTCLDKISSSQSLQKSLINQVF
- a CDS encoding class I SAM-dependent DNA methyltransferase — its product is MTQKELEKYLWGAATQLRGTIDAGDYKQYIFPLLFFKRICDVYDEEFENALTESDGDMEYAAFAEHHHFQVPEGAHWKDVRETTVNVGVALQDAMRAIEKANPDTLYGIFGDASWTNKNRLSDETLTNLIEHYSQHKLSLSNIPDDKLGNAYEYLIKEFADDSGHTAAEFYTNRTVVTLMTKIMDPQPGESVYDPTCGSGGLLLNCALHLKDEGKEYRTLKLYGQEINLITSAIARMNMFMHGIEEFSIVRGDTLANPAFLHHDELKKFNVILANPPYSIKAWDQKAFTNDPYGRNLWGVPPQGCADYAFQQHIQKSLDTDNGRSISLWPHGVLFRDSEAEMRRKMIEEDLVECVIGLGPNLFYNSPMEACLLITKTNKSPDKKGKILFINAVNEVKQEKTMGFLESKHIDKIFKAYQKFESQENFAALMSNDEVLNNKGNMAISLYVQPKKEGGSEILPFEDSYENWIESGSKLKESMNELFEILGN